One genomic window of Pseudomonadales bacterium includes the following:
- a CDS encoding DEAD/DEAH box helicase family protein, whose amino-acid sequence MTSKTDLSERDICTKFINPALEQAGWDMQKQVREEVSFTDGRIYVKGNLSVRGKRKRADYILYYKPNIPIAVIEAKDNKHSVKAGIQQGLDYATILDIPSVFSSNGDGFYEHDRTCTSGVIEREIPLSEFPSPESLWQRYKQYKGIESTEEERISSQDYFFDGTSRSPRYYQQIAINRTVEAIAKGRQRILLTMATGTGKTYTAFQIIHRLWKAGAKKRILFLADRNALIDQTRRGDFRHFKDKMTVIKHKKIDKSYEIYLALYQGLTNYDEDKDAYRKFSRDFFDLIVIDECHRGSASEDSAWREILAYFSTATHIGLTATPKETETVSSTEYFGDPIYTYSLKQGIQDGFLAPYKVLRVGLNVDLEGWRPEVGKTDSVGQLVEDRIYNRKDYDKNLVIDERTQTVADRITEYLKKTNRFDKAIVFCVDIDHAQRMRSALANANSDLMANNPKYIMQITGDNEEGKRELDNFINPEEPYPVIATTSKLMTTGVDAQTCKLIVLDSNIGSMTEFKQIIGRGTRINEEFGKTFFTILDFRNVTDLFADPDFDGDPVRVKELGEGDEFETSEEELGEGDTITGDEGEEIIFEPPTEPPEIIGGGEIIREPRPKYYVNGVNVAVLNERIQYMDSNGKLITGSLKDYTRQKVREQYQTLNDFLTKWQSTEKKQAIIDELTEQGVVLENLKEAIGKEMDIFDMICHTAFDQPPLTRAERARQVKKRDVFTQYGEQARKVLDALLDKYADEGIENIEDIKVLKVNPFDQFGTPTEIIKLFGGKPQYLQALTQLERALYQVA is encoded by the coding sequence ATGACTTCTAAAACAGACTTATCAGAAAGAGATATCTGCACAAAATTTATCAACCCGGCACTGGAACAAGCGGGTTGGGACATGCAGAAGCAAGTCCGGGAAGAGGTCAGTTTCACCGATGGGCGTATTTATGTAAAAGGCAACCTGTCAGTTCGCGGTAAGCGCAAGAGAGCGGACTACATCCTTTACTACAAGCCCAACATTCCGATTGCAGTGATCGAAGCCAAAGACAACAAACACTCTGTCAAAGCAGGTATACAGCAAGGACTGGATTACGCCACCATTCTGGATATTCCTTCAGTTTTCAGCAGCAACGGTGATGGCTTCTATGAGCATGACCGCACTTGCACCAGTGGTGTGATCGAGCGTGAAATTCCATTAAGCGAGTTTCCTTCACCCGAATCATTATGGCAGCGATATAAGCAATACAAAGGTATTGAATCCACAGAAGAGGAACGTATCAGTTCCCAAGATTACTTCTTTGATGGTACCAGTCGAAGTCCGCGTTACTACCAGCAAATTGCCATCAACCGAACGGTAGAGGCTATCGCCAAGGGCCGGCAACGTATTCTACTGACAATGGCTACAGGTACGGGAAAAACCTATACAGCCTTTCAGATTATCCATCGCCTATGGAAAGCCGGTGCCAAGAAGCGCATTCTGTTCCTTGCTGACCGCAATGCACTGATTGATCAAACTAGGCGCGGTGATTTTCGTCACTTTAAGGACAAGATGACGGTGATAAAGCATAAGAAAATCGACAAATCCTACGAAATCTATCTGGCACTGTATCAAGGACTTACCAATTACGACGAAGATAAAGATGCCTACCGAAAATTTAGCAGAGACTTTTTTGACTTGATTGTGATCGACGAGTGCCATCGTGGTAGTGCCTCGGAAGACAGTGCATGGCGCGAAATTCTTGCTTACTTCAGTACTGCTACCCATATAGGCCTAACGGCAACTCCGAAGGAAACGGAAACCGTTTCAAGCACCGAATACTTTGGTGACCCGATTTATACATATTCGCTCAAGCAAGGTATACAGGATGGCTTTCTCGCCCCTTACAAAGTGCTGCGCGTTGGTTTGAATGTGGATCTGGAAGGGTGGCGGCCAGAGGTGGGAAAAACCGACAGTGTCGGACAGCTGGTGGAAGACCGCATCTACAATCGAAAAGATTACGACAAAAACTTAGTAATCGACGAGCGTACCCAAACCGTCGCAGACAGAATCACAGAATATCTGAAAAAAACAAATCGCTTCGACAAAGCGATTGTATTCTGCGTAGACATCGACCATGCCCAGCGAATGCGCTCCGCTCTTGCTAATGCAAACAGCGATTTAATGGCGAATAATCCAAAATACATCATGCAAATTACTGGCGACAATGAAGAAGGTAAGCGCGAGCTGGATAACTTTATTAACCCCGAAGAACCCTACCCGGTAATCGCCACCACCTCTAAACTGATGACAACGGGGGTAGATGCACAAACTTGCAAACTGATCGTGCTCGACAGCAACATCGGCTCCATGACTGAATTCAAGCAGATCATTGGTCGAGGCACTCGCATTAACGAAGAGTTTGGTAAAACTTTCTTTACTATTCTCGATTTCCGTAATGTTACCGACCTGTTTGCCGACCCCGATTTCGACGGCGACCCAGTGAGAGTGAAAGAGCTAGGTGAAGGTGATGAGTTCGAAACTTCAGAAGAAGAGCTTGGGGAAGGTGACACTATCACAGGCGATGAAGGAGAAGAAATTATTTTTGAGCCACCTACTGAACCGCCGGAAATCATCGGCGGCGGTGAGATCATTAGAGAGCCACGACCTAAGTATTACGTCAATGGCGTAAATGTTGCGGTGCTTAATGAACGTATTCAGTACATGGACAGTAACGGTAAGTTAATCACCGGCAGCCTGAAAGACTACACCCGCCAAAAGGTGCGTGAGCAATACCAAACGCTAAATGATTTCCTCACTAAATGGCAAAGCACTGAAAAAAAGCAAGCTATTATCGATGAACTCACGGAGCAAGGTGTCGTGCTGGAAAATCTAAAAGAAGCCATTGGCAAGGAAATGGACATCTTCGATATGATCTGTCACACCGCCTTCGATCAACCGCCATTAACCCGCGCTGAGCGTGCAAGACAAGTAAAAAAACGTGACGTATTCACTCAGTATGGTGAGCAAGCACGAAAGGTATTGGACGCTCTGCTAGATAAATACGCCGATGAAGGTATAGAGAATATTGAAGACATCAAAGTTCTCAAGGTCAATCCCTTTGACCAGTTCGGAACACCGACTGAAATCATCAAGTTATTCGGCGGCAAGCCACAATACTTGCAAGCATTAACCCAACTGGAACGTGCCCTGTATCAGGTAGCGTAG
- a CDS encoding tyrosine-type recombinase/integrase — MALTAMEVKRLTCPEGQKQIKKSDGNGLYLLVKTSGSKLWRLRFRYAGKYQELALGQYPTIPLIEARNLAAQARALLVQGINPTAERRSRKRETVAVERTFKIIALAWWEQQESSWSSDHAKKVKRWIEQELKSIGKLSVDAVDQGHITEVMLSIEKGGHPRKAPVILSVINRIFGYALAHRFTRNNPAQGLPLSDILKPMPKVEHRAAITRSKDLGQLIRDIDNSDLGSYCTAEALKLIPRLFLRPGEIRNLRWDYIDFDQKILVIPAEDMKRGREHLVPLADQVIEHLQAVQEVTGYSSYVFPNERDSGKPLSKNVMTNLLRKLGYSADVMSAHGFRATASTILHEQGWKPEVIEAQLAHLTGTATSRAYNRSIYLSERTTMMQSWADYLEAVRDGADVVSIGAK, encoded by the coding sequence ATGGCATTAACAGCGATGGAAGTGAAGCGTTTGACCTGCCCTGAAGGTCAGAAGCAAATTAAGAAAAGTGACGGTAACGGCTTGTATTTACTGGTAAAAACCAGTGGCTCTAAGTTGTGGCGACTACGTTTCCGGTACGCTGGGAAGTACCAGGAACTGGCTTTAGGTCAGTACCCCACGATACCCCTCATTGAAGCTCGAAACCTGGCTGCCCAGGCCCGTGCTCTCCTGGTACAGGGTATTAACCCTACAGCAGAACGGCGCTCCAGAAAGCGTGAAACTGTCGCAGTAGAGCGAACATTCAAAATCATTGCATTAGCCTGGTGGGAACAGCAAGAGTCCTCGTGGTCTTCTGATCACGCAAAGAAGGTAAAACGATGGATCGAGCAAGAGTTGAAGTCTATCGGTAAGCTGTCGGTTGATGCTGTCGATCAAGGGCATATTACGGAAGTGATGCTGTCAATTGAGAAAGGAGGTCATCCTCGCAAAGCTCCCGTTATACTCTCGGTTATCAACCGTATTTTCGGTTATGCACTGGCTCACCGGTTTACACGTAATAATCCAGCTCAAGGTTTACCCCTTAGCGATATTCTTAAACCCATGCCGAAGGTTGAACATCGTGCGGCAATTACTCGATCTAAGGATTTAGGTCAATTGATCCGTGATATCGATAATTCAGACTTAGGCAGCTACTGCACTGCTGAGGCGTTGAAGCTCATTCCCAGGTTATTCCTGAGACCTGGAGAAATTAGAAACCTTCGGTGGGATTACATCGACTTTGATCAAAAGATACTAGTCATTCCTGCTGAAGATATGAAGCGCGGTAGGGAACATCTGGTTCCCCTGGCTGATCAAGTCATCGAGCACTTACAGGCAGTTCAAGAGGTAACAGGTTATTCATCGTATGTATTCCCAAATGAGCGCGATTCTGGCAAGCCACTATCTAAAAACGTCATGACCAACCTGCTGAGAAAACTCGGCTATTCTGCTGATGTGATGTCGGCTCATGGGTTCAGAGCTACGGCATCCACTATCTTACATGAGCAGGGCTGGAAGCCAGAGGTCATTGAAGCTCAGTTGGCTCATCTAACGGGCACAGCCACTTCTAGAGCCTATAACCGGTCGATCTATTTATCTGAGAGAACCACAATGATGCAGAGCTGGGCTGACTATCTCGAAGCGGTGCGTGATGGTGCTGATGTGGTGTCAATAGGAGCGAAGTAG
- a CDS encoding N-6 DNA methylase — MANISGIVKSARNIMRQDTGTGSDELRILQLGWMLFLKIFSDKDKELELMDDNYTSPIPTELHWDEWAGDDEGMTGDELLQFVDRKLFPTLSEIDLSTAKRRAVLVHEVFANNYNYMKSGIHLRQVINKLNEIDFNNSKDLHLFGQIYETFLSELQSAGTLGEFYTPRAITQFMTEMVNPAHGETVLDPACGTGGFLTAVIEHLKTTANSVAEREAIGKNIRGWEYKPLPYMLANTNLILHDILTPNIRFGDSLQRPLSEYTRKDRVDVIIANPPFGGVVSNNNENNFPQTYRTKESADLFLILMIHLLKKGGRSAIVLPDGSLTGDGVKQRIRQKLLEDCNLHTIVRLPNSVFQPYASVATNLLFFTKGEPTKNIWYYEHKLPEGYKAYSKTKPIQLAEFDPLKSWWTNREENKQAWQVDIKTIKANGYNLDIKNPHRSEEAKQHSSAELLDLLHQSFAKGDQLLDQLRKELV; from the coding sequence ATGGCAAACATATCAGGCATCGTAAAATCCGCGCGCAATATCATGCGGCAAGACACTGGCACCGGCAGTGACGAGCTGCGCATTCTGCAATTGGGCTGGATGCTGTTTCTGAAAATATTCAGCGACAAAGATAAAGAGCTGGAATTGATGGACGACAACTATACCTCGCCCATCCCTACCGAGCTGCACTGGGATGAATGGGCCGGTGACGACGAAGGCATGACTGGCGATGAATTGCTACAGTTTGTGGATCGAAAGCTATTCCCGACTTTGTCCGAGATAGATCTGTCTACCGCCAAGCGCCGTGCCGTATTAGTGCATGAAGTTTTCGCAAATAATTACAACTACATGAAATCCGGTATTCATCTGCGCCAGGTGATTAACAAGCTCAACGAAATTGATTTTAATAACAGCAAAGATTTGCACTTATTCGGGCAGATCTATGAAACATTTTTGAGCGAACTACAAAGCGCTGGTACCTTGGGCGAGTTCTACACCCCTCGCGCCATTACCCAATTTATGACCGAGATGGTTAACCCTGCACACGGAGAGACCGTTCTGGATCCGGCTTGTGGAACCGGCGGGTTTTTAACCGCTGTAATAGAACACCTCAAAACCACAGCAAATAGTGTTGCTGAGCGTGAGGCCATCGGCAAGAATATACGTGGCTGGGAATACAAACCCTTGCCCTATATGTTGGCGAATACTAACCTGATATTGCACGACATTCTGACGCCGAATATCCGCTTTGGTGATTCACTGCAACGCCCCCTAAGTGAATATACCCGCAAAGACCGGGTGGATGTAATCATCGCCAATCCTCCCTTTGGCGGTGTGGTGTCCAACAATAACGAAAACAACTTTCCGCAAACCTACCGCACCAAAGAATCGGCTGATTTGTTTTTGATTCTGATGATTCACCTATTAAAAAAAGGAGGCCGTTCAGCGATAGTACTGCCCGATGGCTCACTCACTGGTGATGGCGTAAAACAGCGTATTCGTCAAAAACTGCTGGAAGACTGTAACCTGCACACCATCGTGCGGCTACCTAATTCTGTGTTCCAACCCTATGCTTCGGTAGCCACCAACCTGCTATTTTTCACCAAAGGCGAACCGACGAAAAATATCTGGTATTACGAACACAAACTACCGGAAGGCTACAAAGCCTATTCCAAAACGAAGCCCATTCAATTGGCAGAATTCGACCCACTGAAAAGTTGGTGGACGAACAGAGAAGAAAACAAACAGGCCTGGCAGGTGGATATCAAAACCATCAAGGCCAATGGCTACAACCTCGATATTAAAAACCCGCACCGCTCCGAAGAAGCAAAACAGCACAGCAGTGCTGAACTGCTCGATCTGCTGCACCAGTCTTTTGCCAAAGGTGATCAGTTACTGGATCAACTGCGTAAGGAGTTGGTGTAG
- a CDS encoding Fic family protein has translation MNWNPEKPYNDLPLLPPEVELETKAVLKRCIEARTALAELKQAAELIPNQAMLINTLPLLEAKDSSEIENIVTTTDKLFQFAGGDNAHADLATKEALRYRRALYEGWQELSKRPINTNMAESICSQIKGVDMSVRKVPGTTLANDKTGEIIYTPPEGEKVLRDLLSNWEKLLYEHPELDPLIRMAVMHYQFEAIHPFTDGNGRTGRVLNILYLVQERLLNLPILYLSRYIIANKSQYYSNLLTVTREQAWEPWLLYMLQAVESTAQWTTQKIISIRKLADHTADYVREQLPKIYSRELIDTIFEQPYCRISNLIEANIAKRQTASEYLKKLVSIGVLVEQQVGRERLFVHPKLIQLITKETNIFKVY, from the coding sequence ATGAACTGGAACCCTGAAAAACCATATAACGACCTGCCTCTTTTACCACCTGAGGTCGAACTGGAAACCAAAGCCGTTTTGAAACGCTGTATTGAAGCCAGAACCGCATTGGCAGAACTCAAGCAGGCGGCGGAATTAATTCCCAATCAGGCTATGTTGATCAACACTTTGCCATTATTAGAGGCCAAAGATAGCTCTGAAATAGAGAATATCGTCACGACCACAGATAAGCTTTTTCAATTTGCCGGTGGTGATAATGCCCACGCAGATTTAGCGACTAAGGAGGCCTTGCGTTATCGCAGGGCCTTATACGAAGGCTGGCAGGAGTTATCAAAGCGCCCGATCAATACTAATATGGCCGAATCCATCTGCAGCCAGATTAAGGGTGTCGATATGAGCGTGCGCAAAGTTCCTGGTACAACCTTGGCGAACGATAAAACTGGCGAGATCATTTATACACCTCCTGAAGGTGAAAAAGTGCTTCGTGACCTGTTAAGTAACTGGGAAAAACTGCTTTATGAGCACCCAGAGCTAGACCCTCTCATACGTATGGCGGTGATGCACTACCAGTTTGAGGCAATTCATCCTTTCACAGATGGTAATGGTCGCACCGGGAGAGTTTTGAATATCCTGTACCTAGTGCAGGAAAGATTGCTTAATCTGCCGATTTTGTATTTAAGCCGTTACATCATCGCTAACAAAAGCCAGTACTATAGCAATCTACTCACAGTGACTCGCGAGCAGGCATGGGAACCTTGGCTGCTCTATATGCTGCAAGCGGTAGAAAGCACAGCGCAATGGACAACACAGAAAATTATTAGTATTCGTAAGCTGGCAGACCACACCGCCGATTATGTGCGGGAGCAGTTACCCAAAATATATAGCCGTGAACTAATTGATACGATTTTTGAACAGCCGTACTGCCGCATAAGTAATCTGATAGAGGCTAACATTGCCAAGCGTCAGACGGCTTCTGAATATCTGAAAAAACTGGTAAGTATTGGAGTGTTAGTCGAGCAGCAGGTGGGAAGGGAGAGATTGTTTGTTCATCCCAAGTTGATTCAGCTAATCACCAAAGAAACTAATATATTCAAAGTTTATTAA
- a CDS encoding DUF262 domain-containing protein, producing MNFEQPKPDSKKYADLINEIQKGIIKIPKFQRDFVWTIDKTAKLLDSILKGYPIGTFILWQTDERINDIKNVGNLNIPETPDGVKVQYVLDGQQRITSLFAAYLGAHIQKVGEKKITDYGSIVVNLDVDINDNDEQVITEEPANDNYISLSDVLNFMDRMTDIKDRFSDADFKKIHSYSRAFDTYDFSTVILRKEDIDSAIEVFTRINTGGQTLTLFEIMSAKTYDEQQQFDMQVKWDDFIKELKDIKYEGVSSSVVLSLLALLLSRTKECKRKTILALDKQSIIDSWYGVISALKDSVDYLRTTYRIPVSQLLPYDSLLVPFAYFFYRNKDKPAAAQRKYLEEFFWRISLSSRYSSSTESKLAQDIKRIDLILADKRPDYSDIKVYLDSPQALIDTNFSAGNSYCKAVLCLLAYQEPKDFQDNGKVILDNSWLKVASSKNYHHFFPKAYLKNKTALNSNSLVNITFVSDHLNKRKIGAKAPSQYISDFQDENSQLNKALQTHFIDLEGFGIESNDYDAFLQARAQLIYTELKSRIDLSHTEPANEVVQELILAGESDTVEFKSTLRYDLRSKEVNKKLEYVIGKTIAAFMNSEGGNLFIGVDDNQNMLGLADDISTLSKPNIDGFELHLVELIKKYIGAGLISHIKISFPTIEDTQICRIKVSKSGKPVFTQYEGKEDFFVRSGCSSQPLGREDQSDYEKSHWNNN from the coding sequence ATGAACTTTGAACAACCCAAACCAGACTCTAAGAAGTACGCTGATCTAATCAACGAGATTCAGAAGGGTATTATAAAAATCCCAAAATTTCAGCGCGATTTTGTCTGGACTATCGACAAAACTGCCAAGCTGTTAGACAGTATTCTAAAAGGCTATCCCATCGGTACCTTTATTCTGTGGCAAACTGACGAACGTATCAACGATATCAAAAACGTCGGCAATCTAAATATTCCAGAAACCCCAGATGGCGTTAAAGTGCAGTATGTGCTCGATGGCCAGCAACGAATTACTTCACTTTTTGCAGCCTATTTGGGTGCGCACATACAGAAAGTTGGTGAGAAGAAGATTACCGACTACGGCAGTATTGTCGTTAACCTTGATGTGGATATCAATGATAATGACGAGCAGGTGATCACGGAGGAACCTGCTAACGACAACTATATTTCTTTGTCAGATGTATTGAATTTCATGGATAGAATGACTGATATCAAAGATCGTTTTTCTGACGCGGATTTTAAGAAAATTCATTCTTATTCCAGAGCATTCGATACCTATGATTTTTCAACCGTTATTCTTAGAAAAGAAGACATTGATTCAGCTATTGAAGTATTTACCCGTATCAACACGGGTGGCCAAACCCTGACACTTTTCGAAATTATGTCAGCTAAGACTTACGACGAACAACAGCAATTCGATATGCAGGTGAAGTGGGATGATTTCATCAAGGAATTAAAAGATATTAAGTATGAAGGTGTATCCAGTAGCGTAGTACTTAGTCTTTTGGCGCTTCTATTAAGCCGCACCAAGGAATGTAAGCGCAAAACTATTTTGGCATTAGATAAACAAAGTATTATCGATAGTTGGTATGGCGTGATTTCTGCGTTAAAAGATAGCGTTGATTATTTGCGCACTACCTATCGCATACCAGTTTCTCAATTGCTACCCTACGATTCACTGTTAGTTCCATTTGCCTATTTCTTTTACAGGAATAAAGACAAACCCGCAGCGGCTCAGCGAAAGTACTTGGAAGAGTTTTTCTGGCGTATTTCGTTGTCTTCCCGTTACTCCAGTTCTACCGAGTCGAAACTAGCGCAAGATATTAAGCGTATTGATTTAATTTTGGCAGATAAACGTCCTGACTACAGTGATATCAAGGTTTATCTTGATTCGCCGCAGGCATTGATTGATACCAACTTCAGTGCTGGAAACAGTTATTGCAAGGCTGTTTTGTGTTTGTTGGCCTATCAAGAACCAAAAGACTTTCAAGATAACGGCAAGGTGATTCTTGATAACTCATGGCTGAAGGTAGCAAGCAGCAAAAATTACCACCATTTCTTCCCCAAAGCCTATTTGAAAAACAAAACAGCGCTAAACAGCAACAGTCTGGTCAACATCACTTTTGTCAGTGATCACCTCAATAAGCGTAAGATCGGTGCCAAAGCCCCGTCTCAATACATCAGCGACTTTCAAGACGAAAATAGCCAGCTTAACAAAGCACTGCAAACCCACTTTATCGATCTGGAAGGCTTTGGTATTGAAAGTAATGATTACGACGCTTTTTTACAGGCGCGAGCCCAGCTTATCTACACGGAACTTAAATCACGAATCGACCTTAGCCATACAGAGCCCGCCAACGAAGTAGTACAAGAGCTGATTTTGGCAGGTGAGAGTGATACCGTCGAATTTAAATCCACTCTGCGCTACGACTTGCGTAGTAAAGAGGTTAATAAAAAGCTGGAATACGTCATCGGCAAAACCATTGCTGCCTTTATGAACAGTGAAGGTGGCAATCTGTTTATTGGCGTGGACGATAACCAGAATATGCTGGGATTGGCCGATGACATTTCTACCTTGTCGAAGCCTAATATCGATGGCTTTGAATTGCACCTTGTTGAACTTATAAAAAAATACATCGGTGCTGGACTGATATCTCATATTAAAATCAGTTTCCCAACAATAGAAGACACTCAGATCTGCCGTATTAAGGTCTCGAAAAGCGGCAAACCAGTATTCACCCAATATGAAGGCAAAGAAGATTTTTTCGTGCGCAGTGGCTGTTCTTCCCAGCCACTAGGCCGTGAAGATCAAAGCGACTACGAAAAATCTCATTGGAACAATAATTAA
- the groL gene encoding chaperonin GroEL (60 kDa chaperone family; promotes refolding of misfolded polypeptides especially under stressful conditions; forms two stacked rings of heptamers to form a barrel-shaped 14mer; ends can be capped by GroES; misfolded proteins enter the barrel where they are refolded when GroES binds) — MSAKDVRFGDSARNPMLDGVNILADAVKVTLGPKGRNVVLDKSFGAPTVTKDGVSVAKEIELKDKFENMGAQMVKEVASKASDEAGDGTTTATVLAQAIVNEGLKSVAAGMNPMDLKRGIDQAVIAAVAEIAKIAKPCTDNKEIAQVGTISANSDVHVGDIIAEAMEKVGKEGVITVEEGSALENELDIVEGMQFDRGYLSPYFINNQDSMSVEHESPFILLVDKKISNIRELLPLLEAVAKSGKPLVIIAEDVEGEALATLVVNNLRGIVKVAACKAPGFGDRRKAMLEDIAILTGGTVISEEVGLELESATLDHLGTAKRISMTKDNTTIVDGAGEHAAIEARVNQIRAQIEDTSSDYDREKLQERVAKLAGGVAVIKVGAATEVEMKEKKARVEDALHATRAAVEEGVVPGGGVALIRALQAVEGLTGANEDQTVGINLARRAMEAPLRQIVTNAGEEGSVVVDKVKAGTGNFGYNAGTGVYGDMIEMGILDPAKVTRTALQAAGSIAGLMITTEAMVADAPSDNAGGGMPDMGGMGGMGGMGGMM, encoded by the coding sequence ATGTCAGCTAAAGACGTAAGATTTGGTGATAGCGCCCGCAACCCGATGTTGGATGGCGTTAATATTCTGGCGGATGCCGTAAAAGTGACACTGGGCCCTAAAGGTCGTAACGTGGTTCTGGATAAATCTTTTGGTGCCCCAACCGTCACGAAAGACGGCGTTTCTGTTGCTAAGGAAATTGAGCTGAAAGACAAGTTCGAAAACATGGGTGCGCAGATGGTTAAAGAAGTGGCGTCCAAGGCTTCTGACGAAGCCGGTGACGGTACCACTACCGCAACTGTACTGGCGCAGGCTATTGTTAACGAAGGCCTGAAGTCAGTGGCTGCCGGTATGAACCCAATGGACCTGAAACGTGGTATTGATCAGGCGGTTATCGCAGCTGTGGCTGAAATCGCCAAGATTGCCAAGCCTTGCACCGACAACAAAGAAATCGCCCAGGTTGGGACAATCTCTGCCAACAGCGATGTTCACGTGGGTGATATCATTGCTGAAGCGATGGAGAAGGTTGGCAAAGAAGGTGTGATCACGGTTGAAGAAGGCTCTGCGCTGGAAAATGAGCTGGATATTGTTGAAGGGATGCAGTTTGACCGCGGTTACCTGTCGCCTTACTTCATCAATAATCAAGACAGCATGAGTGTGGAACATGAAAGTCCATTCATTCTGTTAGTCGACAAGAAAATCTCCAATATTCGTGAATTATTACCATTGCTGGAAGCGGTTGCCAAATCCGGTAAGCCACTGGTTATTATCGCTGAAGACGTCGAAGGTGAAGCTCTGGCGACACTGGTTGTTAACAACCTGCGTGGTATCGTGAAAGTGGCTGCTTGTAAGGCGCCAGGCTTTGGTGATCGTCGCAAGGCGATGCTGGAAGATATCGCTATTCTGACAGGCGGTACGGTTATTTCTGAAGAGGTGGGTCTGGAACTGGAAAGTGCCACTCTGGATCACCTGGGTACTGCCAAGCGCATCAGTATGACCAAGGACAACACAACGATTGTTGACGGCGCTGGTGAGCACGCTGCAATTGAAGCACGTGTTAATCAGATTCGTGCACAGATCGAAGACACGTCATCTGACTATGATCGTGAAAAACTGCAAGAGCGCGTAGCGAAACTGGCTGGCGGTGTTGCTGTGATCAAGGTTGGCGCAGCAACTGAAGTGGAAATGAAAGAGAAAAAGGCTCGCGTAGAAGATGCTTTGCATGCTACTCGTGCTGCAGTTGAAGAAGGTGTGGTTCCTGGTGGTGGTGTTGCGTTGATCCGGGCACTGCAGGCTGTTGAAGGGTTAACGGGTGCCAACGAAGATCAGACTGTCGGTATCAACCTGGCACGTCGCGCTATGGAAGCGCCTCTGCGTCAGATCGTGACCAATGCTGGTGAAGAAGGCTCCGTTGTAGTGGATAAAGTTAAAGCGGGAACGGGTAACTTTGGTTACAACGCCGGAACGGGCGTGTACGGTGACATGATCGAAATGGGTATTCTCGATCCTGCCAAGGTTACTCGCACTGCATTGCAGGCTGCGGGTTCCATTGCCGGTTTGATGATTACCACTGAAGCCATGGTTGCTGATGCACCATCTGATAATGCTGGTGGTGGCATGCCTGATATGGGCGGTATGGGTGGTATGGGCGGTATGGGCGGTATGATGTAA
- a CDS encoding co-chaperone GroES yields MKIRPLHDRIVVRRQAEEEKTAGGILLPGSAQEKPNQGVVVAVGNGRILDNGDVRPVDVKEGDLVVFGKYAGSDTIEVDGEELVILSESDIKAIIEE; encoded by the coding sequence ATGAAAATTCGTCCTTTACACGACCGTATAGTTGTTCGCCGTCAGGCGGAGGAAGAGAAAACAGCTGGTGGTATTTTGCTGCCAGGTTCTGCCCAGGAAAAACCCAATCAGGGTGTTGTTGTTGCTGTTGGTAATGGCCGCATTCTGGACAACGGTGATGTTCGCCCTGTTGATGTTAAAGAAGGCGACCTGGTTGTTTTTGGCAAGTACGCAGGCAGCGACACTATTGAAGTTGATGGTGAAGAGCTGGTAATTCTTAGTGAGAGCGATATCAAGGCTATTATCGAAGAATAA